One Littorina saxatilis isolate snail1 linkage group LG10, US_GU_Lsax_2.0, whole genome shotgun sequence DNA window includes the following coding sequences:
- the LOC138978278 gene encoding uncharacterized protein: MSKRPTKRPGRPSKQPPKRFRDEEAEGEDEMGVKESLTQLLAEQKALRKEIAEIRAAKTPAPEASPAGSTTSTGGKSNSGMAGHSGHSGEQSNTSGTQAWATGNQKMLPIDLHVPKTIKEKIWSGVAVRFAILLPADPKEMLEEDSDEDDEDKKKKKKKKEKKLLTFTEWVKAWNIYITILQDRAKEVHRGLGAHFARVCTLHELQGNWRDYDYRYRLAIAAGERAWGDSDADLFATTRLEPATQTHDGGKKKPQGGAGGKTGSGNPAKVGGFCFQFNEQGSCSRPNCGFKHFCSQCGGQHAIRKCSAKGHPFRAGRGGKEAGEGKK; the protein is encoded by the coding sequence ATGTCGAAGCGTCCAACCAAGCGACCGGGGCGTCCCTCAAAGCAGCCCCCGAAGAGGTTTCGAGACGAGGAGGCTGAAGGAGAGGACGAAATGGGCGTGAAGGAGTCGCTAACCCAGCTCCTTGCTGAGCAGAAGGCCCTGAGGAAGGAGATTGCGGAGATTCGGGCCGCCAAGACGCCGGCGCCTGAGGCATCGCCCGCAGGATCGACCACCTCTACGGGTGGAAAATCCAACTCAGGCATGGCTGGGCACTCTGGACACTCCGGTGAGCAATCTAACACTAGCGGTACACAGGCGTGGGCAACCGGCAACCAGAAAATGTTGCCCATTGACCTACACGTGCCAAAGACAATAAAGGAAAAGATCTGGAGCGGTGTGGCGGTTAGGTTCGCAATACTCCTGCCCGCGGACCCGAAGGAAATGCTGGAGGAGGACTCGGATGAGGACGAtgaagacaaaaagaagaagaagaagaagaaagaaaagaaactgtTAACCTTCACAGAGTGGGTGAAGGCCTGGAACATTTATATCACTATACTACAGGACAGAGCGAAAGAGGTACACAGGGGCCTGGGTGCCCACTTTGCTCGGGTGTGTACCCTGCATGAGCTGCAGGGCAATTGGCGGGACTATGACTACCGCTACCGGCTCGCAATTGCTGCAGGAGAAAGGGCATGGGGGGACAGCGACGCGGACCTGTTCGCCACCACCCGCTTAGAGCCTGCCACCCAGACCCATGACGGGGGAAAGAAGAAGCCGCAGGGTGGCGCAGGGGGGAAGACTGGAAGTGGAAACCCAGCCAAAGTGGGGGGCTTCTGCTTCCAGTTCAATGAACAGGGATCTTGCAGCCGCCCCAATTGTGGCTTCAAGCACTTTTGCTCGCAGTGTGGGGGGCAACACGCAATCCGAAAATGCAGCGCCAAAGGGCACCCCTTTCGAGCGGGACGGGGGGGAAAAGAAGCAGGAGAAGGAAAGAAATGA
- the LOC138977787 gene encoding uncharacterized protein, protein MEKSEVAIGENYEKIRFRAMCTLAFHSLLRVGEMAVSREPENVLHRGDVRLDGQALTITFRNFKSSAKPVTHTVEKAKAGVPCAVEAMRAYMSIRGNATGPLFRAMSGAPITAREFNEQLQLVFQFCGLPKQNFKSHSFRIGGASHMARNGASDAQIRQAGRWSSNAFLSYIRVHNW, encoded by the coding sequence ATGGAGAAGAGCGAGGTGGCCATTGGGGAGAACTACGAGAAGATACGTTTCCGGGCTATGTGCACCTTGGCCTTTCACTCATTATTGCGGGTGGGGGAAATGGCGGTATCACGGGAACCAGAAAACGTATTGCATAGGGGAGATGTCCGACTGGACGGACAGGCATTGACCATAACGTTCCGCAATTTCAAATCTAGCGCAAAACCAGTTACCCATACCGTAGAGAAAGCCAAGGCAGGCGTCCCATGCGCGGTAGAGGCCATGCGGGCCTACATGAGCATTCGTGGGAACGCAACGGGGCCGTTGTTCCGAGCTATGTCGGGGGCACCCATAACGGCCAGGGAATTCAACGAGCAACTACAGTTGGTTTTCCAATTTTGTGGCCTGCCCAAACAGAACTTCAAATCGCATAGCTTTAGGATTGGGGGTGCCTCCCACATGGCTCGGAACGGGGCATCGGACGCTCAAATCCGTCAGGCGGGCAGATGGTCTTCTAACGCTTTCTTGTCTTACATCAGGGTGCACAACTGGTAG